The sequence TTGGAACCCAGTTGGCTGCATCTCTTGGCTCTGTCCTGCCCACGTCCACCTCACTCAACTCAAAACCTCTCCCCTCGCCCACCCGCCCCACTCTCAGTTATGGAAGGGTTCTGAGACCtggctctcagtgggttaggagtgCCTCGAGATTGGCCTTAGGAGAGGTGAGGAGCCTGGGAATCTGGAAGAGAACAGATAAATTGGGTAGGTTTTCAAAAGACATTAAAGATCCAGTTGCTAGACAAAGGGACGGCAGGAAGCCAGGATTCCTTGGCAAGGGAGACCTGTGTTCTTCCGCCATTGCGCTTTCAGAGGGAATGCTGAGACGAAGCCCCTGTGTCCAGCCAAGTTGCGGGGGATGGTGGTCCTTGTGTAATAAGATGGGGGGACCACACCTTGGCATCAGTAGTTACATCCTTTCTCGCTCAAACATTTTCAGGTGCCCCTTTGAGTAGATACTTCCCTAgtgcctttcttccttctcagccttgtttctttattttttctcattcgtTAAGAGTTGTCCATACACCCCTTGCCTTCAGTTTGTTCCTCTGCACTGAGGCTTCCAGCCCCATAATCCTGCCGAAGGTGTTTTCATCAAAGTCTCAGTGGCCTCAGTGTTTCCAAGTTCAAGGGCCAATTTTTAGTCCTTGTTTTCCTGGAGCCCCCAGTCCCTTCACCAAGAGACTCACAAAGAGATAATCACTGTGGAGTGTAGTAGGGAAATGGTAGAGAGATACACAAAGGATTGTGGAAACCCAGAAAAGAGATTCCTAACCCAACACAGAGAGATCCCGGAatccttcctggaggaggtggcctctgGATGTTTATGAAAGAGCCGGGTTGGGGAGCTCAGGATAGCGTGAGCACACAGTCcgggcagggagaggagaagcAGCTCCATATTGTTGGCGCCTCAAGCATGGGCTTCTCTAACGGCCATACCTCCCACATGTGCTGAGTATGCAGCAGTGAACCAAACGCAGCCGGACCCTGCCCTTCGGTTCTAGTGGGGGAGGTACAACCCCCCGGCATGGTTTTTATTGACTGGTTATACTGGGCGAGGAGCAGAGAGCACGCCAGGTTTCTAGCTTGGACACGTCACCAAATGAACATGGAAGATGTCAAGTGATGTTTTTACCTTATCGAGCCTGAGAGTCTGAGGTTGCTCCGCAGAGCTTTGCATGAGCCTGCAGTTCAGAAGGGAGCTGCGGACTTGGGTGCCATCAGCCTGTAGGCGCGTGGTGTCCTTCGAGGATCATGTGGTGAGAACACCAGGCCTGGGCCATATGTGAGGGAAGCGGCAGAGACACCAGTGACCTTGGTTGAAGACAGACCTGGCATTGTCCTCTGCTTCTCCGCTTTTGACACACGTGGCTTGGCCAAGCTCCTTCACCCAATGAGTCCTCAATTCCTTTGTTTCTAAAGTGAGGGAAGTCATGTTCATTCCAGAGGGTCATTTAAAATAAGGCAACAGGCCTAAAAGCACTTGGTGTCTATGCTAGCTCATGCCCTAGCAAGATGCCACAGACCAAGACATCTgtcaggtgggggaggagggcactTCCAGCTGGTGACCAGACTCGGTGGGCGGTGGGGGGAGTCGTGGGAAGCGGAAGAGCAGGTCACTGAAGCCAGAGGGCCACCGAGCTGACCTCAAGGCCAAGGAAGCAAACCAGAGCGACAGGGAAACTCTGGGAGCAGAGACGTATTTCAGTCAACGAGTCCCTTGACCAAAGTAACTGGCACATCTGAAAAACACCCCACCAAGGATGCTAAGGATTGATGCCTTCGTTCTTTCCGTTCTAAGTCTTCAAAATGAAATGTCACTCCTTGGCAGCATTTCCAGCTCCAGTGTGCACACGTTCCAtaatctctttctgtttctctccttcctcgGTCCCCTGCCGCCTCCTCCTCTGCTGCTCTGCCCTCCGACCCCCGCTCCCCCCCACCGCACCCCAGGCGTCTCTCCCGCTGTACGACTCCACCCGGATGAGGCGGCTTCTGGCCAAGGCCGTGGTGATTGACGACGATGACGACCAACATCCCTGGAGGCGGGACGCACACAAGTATTACGCCCACCTCTGCtcagcctcttcctcttcctctggttCATTCTGGGAAACTACTGGGTCTTTGCTATTTACCCGCctgattttctttcccctttccagCAGCCTCAGGATTACTGTGACAAAACCCTCTATCTCTTCGCAGTAGTGGTCCTGCTGCTCAGCCACACCGTGCTGGGCTTACTCGTCCTGGGTAGCGGCTGTGTCTACATGTGGTCCAGGTGGAGGTCTGCTGCTGCGGAAGACTGAGAACCCCTCCCCcggcacacacacatgcaccagTGCAGGCACATGCACAAGTACACGCGTGCACACACTGCTGCAGGAGAAGGGAACGCTGTAAAAGCCATAAAACCTTCCCTGCAACCAtttaagaaaccaccaaaatgCTCTGAGTATTCTAGCAGACTAAAGAAATGCTTGCCTGCCTGGGTCTGGGAAAGACACTTTGCTTTTTTCAGAGTGGGGATTTTGTATTCGTAAGagttttcaaaggctttttttttttttttttttaagaggatgaGGCAAATAATGGGAGACCTTTTCAAATCACAGTTGCAGTTCCACTGACGGCTAGGAGAGCAAGGTTTGTTGTTC is a genomic window of Phacochoerus africanus isolate WHEZ1 chromosome 13, ROS_Pafr_v1, whole genome shotgun sequence containing:
- the TMEM272 gene encoding LOW QUALITY PROTEIN: transmembrane protein 272 (The sequence of the model RefSeq protein was modified relative to this genomic sequence to represent the inferred CDS: inserted 1 base in 1 codon), producing the protein MTSSPICCLEKRADSSEAITCFVFLLFAFLALPLSMAFTGMKFLEDCPLQPLIPLYLLEGGLVGALKASLPLYDSTRMRRLLAKAVVIDDDDDQHPWRRDAHKYYAHXLLSLFLFLWFILGNYWVFAIYPPDFLSPFQQPQDYCDKTLYLFAVVVLLLSHTVLGLLVLGSGCVYMWSRWRSAAAED